A genomic window from Anthonomus grandis grandis chromosome 4, icAntGran1.3, whole genome shotgun sequence includes:
- the LOC126735425 gene encoding uncharacterized protein LOC126735425 isoform X3 gives MCNKEKNFEKTLFDEHLPKYWRNSTVHIYYRNAPPFTNKDHTGAEQILFSAIFKKLGVKISSQMGSLTFQGLKVNRTYESEGLRLLSQRKVHMIAGSYKAISEFYQDFDSSLVYYLQQSTLFAPSALKKSLFEVLYSVTIKGMGVFTCVIIIWCFFVKLAYGIRCGPLIGICYLINMSQPINKIHKLKFRYALAGLMFGTYLYNTLIFGYIKTSFLNEQYQKDVHTINDALESNLQVLISPELMQSFMKHSDESDRRLINKIGICKIKLSDCLKKPLMYVQTK, from the exons ATGtgcaataaagaaaaaaactttgaaaaaacattgtttg atgaaCATTTACCTAAATATTGGAGAAATAGCACAGTACATATCTATTATCGCAATGCACCTCCTTTTACAAATAAAGACCATACAGGTGCTGAACAAATTCTATTTtcagcaattttcaaaaaactaggGGTTAAAATTTCCTCTCAGATGGGCTCTCTAACATTCCAAGGACTTAAAGTCAATCGAACCTATGAAAGTGAGGGTTTAAGGCTTCTTTCTCAAAGAAAAGTGCATATGATTGCCGGAAGCTATAAAGCTATATCGGAATTTTATCAAGATTTTGATAGCAGCCTGGTATATTATTTGCAGCAATCCACTTTATTTGCTCCCAGTGCATTAAAAAAGAGTCTCTTTGAAGTATTGTATTCTGTAACTATCAAAGGAATGGGTGTTTTTACCTGTGTTATTATAATTTGGTGTTTTTTTGTCAAGCTAGCTTATGGTATACGCTGTGGTCCACTGATAGGGATATGTTACTTAATAAACATGTCACAACCTATAAACAAGATTCATAAATTAAAGTTTCGTTATGCTTTGGCAGGCTTAATGTTCGGAACATATTTATACAACACgttaatatttggttatatAAAAACGTCATTTTTAAATGAGCAATATCAGAAAGATGTCCATACTATAAATGATGCTTTGGAATCGAATCTTCAAGTTTTAATTTCTCCAGAACTTATGCAAAGTTTTATGAAACACTCTGATGAATCAGATCGACGTctgataaataaaataggtatatgtaaaattaaattatccgACTGTTTAAAAAAG cCTTTGATGTATGTCCAAACCAAATAG
- the LOC126735425 gene encoding uncharacterized protein LOC126735425 isoform X2, translating to MCNKEKNFEKTLFDEHLPKYWRNSTVHIYYRNAPPFTNKDHTGAEQILFSAIFKKLGVKISSQMGSLTFQGLKVNRTYESEGLRLLSQRKVHMIAGSYKAISEFYQDFDSSLVYYLQQSTLFAPSALKKSLFEVLYSVTIKGMGVFTCVIIIWCFFVKLAYGIRCGPLIGICYLINMSQPINKIHKLKFRYALAGLMFGTYLYNTLIFGYIKTSFLNEQYQKDVHTINDALESNLQVLISPELMQSFMKHSDESDRRLINKIGICKIKLSDCLKKVCWDRSTAMVGLIVIMNYLAFDVCPNQIGGRPQIHIGQQITKDLIQSYFIKGWPMAEDINSILFRIWFIAGIIRKEESKVEVHYYKITNKMFGISIKSTSLLF from the exons ATGtgcaataaagaaaaaaactttgaaaaaacattgtttg atgaaCATTTACCTAAATATTGGAGAAATAGCACAGTACATATCTATTATCGCAATGCACCTCCTTTTACAAATAAAGACCATACAGGTGCTGAACAAATTCTATTTtcagcaattttcaaaaaactaggGGTTAAAATTTCCTCTCAGATGGGCTCTCTAACATTCCAAGGACTTAAAGTCAATCGAACCTATGAAAGTGAGGGTTTAAGGCTTCTTTCTCAAAGAAAAGTGCATATGATTGCCGGAAGCTATAAAGCTATATCGGAATTTTATCAAGATTTTGATAGCAGCCTGGTATATTATTTGCAGCAATCCACTTTATTTGCTCCCAGTGCATTAAAAAAGAGTCTCTTTGAAGTATTGTATTCTGTAACTATCAAAGGAATGGGTGTTTTTACCTGTGTTATTATAATTTGGTGTTTTTTTGTCAAGCTAGCTTATGGTATACGCTGTGGTCCACTGATAGGGATATGTTACTTAATAAACATGTCACAACCTATAAACAAGATTCATAAATTAAAGTTTCGTTATGCTTTGGCAGGCTTAATGTTCGGAACATATTTATACAACACgttaatatttggttatatAAAAACGTCATTTTTAAATGAGCAATATCAGAAAGATGTCCATACTATAAATGATGCTTTGGAATCGAATCTTCAAGTTTTAATTTCTCCAGAACTTATGCAAAGTTTTATGAAACACTCTGATGAATCAGATCGACGTctgataaataaaataggtatatgtaaaattaaattatccgACTGTTTAAAAAAGGTTTGTTGGGATAGATCCACTGCAATGGTTGGGCTTATAgtaattatgaattatttagcCTTTGATGTATGTCCAAACCAAATAGGTGGAAGACCACAGATACATATAGGGCAGCAAATTACCAAAGATCTGATACAAAGCTACTTTATCAAAGGATGGCCAATGGCTGAAGATATTAACAGCATTTTGTTTCGAATATGGTTTATTGCAGGAATAATTAGGAAAGAAGAAAGTAAAGTCGAGGTTCActattataaaattacaaataaaatgtttgGAATTAGCATAAAATCAACTTCTTTG cttttttag
- the LOC126735425 gene encoding uncharacterized protein LOC126735425 isoform X1 translates to MCNKEKNFEKTLFDEHLPKYWRNSTVHIYYRNAPPFTNKDHTGAEQILFSAIFKKLGVKISSQMGSLTFQGLKVNRTYESEGLRLLSQRKVHMIAGSYKAISEFYQDFDSSLVYYLQQSTLFAPSALKKSLFEVLYSVTIKGMGVFTCVIIIWCFFVKLAYGIRCGPLIGICYLINMSQPINKIHKLKFRYALAGLMFGTYLYNTLIFGYIKTSFLNEQYQKDVHTINDALESNLQVLISPELMQSFMKHSDESDRRLINKIGICKIKLSDCLKKVCWDRSTAMVGLIVIMNYLAFDVCPNQIGGRPQIHIGQQITKDLIQSYFIKGWPMAEDINSILFRIWFIAGIIRKEESKVEVHYYKITNKMFGISIKSTSLVREIFIAHIYYFIVFYSICILAFLGEILLGKRNGSNVH, encoded by the exons ATGtgcaataaagaaaaaaactttgaaaaaacattgtttg atgaaCATTTACCTAAATATTGGAGAAATAGCACAGTACATATCTATTATCGCAATGCACCTCCTTTTACAAATAAAGACCATACAGGTGCTGAACAAATTCTATTTtcagcaattttcaaaaaactaggGGTTAAAATTTCCTCTCAGATGGGCTCTCTAACATTCCAAGGACTTAAAGTCAATCGAACCTATGAAAGTGAGGGTTTAAGGCTTCTTTCTCAAAGAAAAGTGCATATGATTGCCGGAAGCTATAAAGCTATATCGGAATTTTATCAAGATTTTGATAGCAGCCTGGTATATTATTTGCAGCAATCCACTTTATTTGCTCCCAGTGCATTAAAAAAGAGTCTCTTTGAAGTATTGTATTCTGTAACTATCAAAGGAATGGGTGTTTTTACCTGTGTTATTATAATTTGGTGTTTTTTTGTCAAGCTAGCTTATGGTATACGCTGTGGTCCACTGATAGGGATATGTTACTTAATAAACATGTCACAACCTATAAACAAGATTCATAAATTAAAGTTTCGTTATGCTTTGGCAGGCTTAATGTTCGGAACATATTTATACAACACgttaatatttggttatatAAAAACGTCATTTTTAAATGAGCAATATCAGAAAGATGTCCATACTATAAATGATGCTTTGGAATCGAATCTTCAAGTTTTAATTTCTCCAGAACTTATGCAAAGTTTTATGAAACACTCTGATGAATCAGATCGACGTctgataaataaaataggtatatgtaaaattaaattatccgACTGTTTAAAAAAGGTTTGTTGGGATAGATCCACTGCAATGGTTGGGCTTATAgtaattatgaattatttagcCTTTGATGTATGTCCAAACCAAATAGGTGGAAGACCACAGATACATATAGGGCAGCAAATTACCAAAGATCTGATACAAAGCTACTTTATCAAAGGATGGCCAATGGCTGAAGATATTAACAGCATTTTGTTTCGAATATGGTTTATTGCAGGAATAATTAGGAAAGAAGAAAGTAAAGTCGAGGTTCActattataaaattacaaataaaatgtttgGAATTAGCATAAAATCAACTTCTTTGGTACGAGAAATTTTTATTGcgcacatttattattttatagtattctattctatatgtattttagcttttttagGAGAGATACTATTAGGTAAAAGGAACGGAAGCAATGTTCATTAG